Proteins from a single region of Apium graveolens cultivar Ventura chromosome 7, ASM990537v1, whole genome shotgun sequence:
- the LOC141671474 gene encoding sterol 3-beta-glucosyltransferase UGT80A2, whose product MTDQRERSGGSSPESVVPASDVAVPARFERGVGSSSGSELDSKEAVASELSNGGGSNSSGNARSFPRVNTLPVEFLNSEKFMPPSSDKLERSKTERQKHHNIRAEDAAQIFDDKLPIKEKLSLLKRIATVKDDGTVEFEVPGDVAHQAISVPPESANNEVDDDPLDSADLQDIPPLQIVILIVGTRGDVQPFIAIGKRLQYYGHRVRLATHANFKDFVLTAGLEFYPLGGDPVVLAGYMVKNKGFLPSGPSEIPVQRKELKEIINSLLPACTEADVDSGIPFKADAIIANPPTYGHTHVAEALKIPIHIFFTMPWTPTSEFPHPLSRVKQPAGYRLSYQIVDSLIWLGIRDMINDVRKKKLKLRPVTYLSGTQGSDSDIPYGYIWSPHLVPKPKDWGSKIDVVGFCFLDLASNYEPPESLVKWLKAGTKPIYIGFGSLPVQEPAKMTKIIVDALEITGQRGIINKGWGGLGELAEPKDNIYTLDNVPHDWLFLQCAAVVHHGGAGTTAAGLKAACPTTIVPFFGDQMFWGERVHARGVGPIPIPVDDFTLHKLVDAIKYMLEPKVRENAIELARAMENEDGVAGAVRAFFKQLPKKNKKNTPEREREREPSKFFLSRWFRRCCCCW is encoded by the exons ATGACGGATCAGAGAGAGAGGAGCGGCGGAAGCTCGCCGGAGTCGGTGGTTCCGGCGAGTGATGTGGCAGTTCCGGCGAGGTTTGAGAGAGGCGTGGGGAGTAGTAGTGGGAGTGAATTGGATAGTAAGGAGGCTGTGGCGAGTGAGTTGTCGAATGGCGGTGGGAGTAATTCTTCAG GCAATGCTAGAAGTTTTCCGAGAGTAAATACTTTACCTGTAGAGTTTTTGAACTCAGAAAAGTTTATGCCACCTTCAAGCGATAAGTTGGAAAGATCAAAGACTGAGAGACAAAAACATCATAATATAAGGGCTGAGGACGCAGCACAAATTTTTGATGATAAACTTCCCATAAAGGAGAAG CTAAGCTTATTGAAGAGAATAGCAACAGTAAAAGATGATGGAACCGTTGAGTTTGAAGTCCCCGGAGATGTTGCTCATCAGGCAATCAGTGTTCCGCCTGAAAGTGCTAATAATGAAGTTGACGATGATCCTCTTGACTCAGCAGACCTTCAAGATATTCCTCCTCTACAAATAGTAATTCTTATAGTTGGTACACGTGGTGATGTGCAACCCTTTATTGCAATTGGAAAGCGGTTGCAG TACTACGGGCATCGTGTTAGGCTGGCTACTCATGCAAATTTTAAGGATTTTGTTTTGACTGCTGGGTTGGAATTCTATCCTCTAGGTGGAGACCCGGTAGTTCTCGCAGGAT ACATGGTTAAAAACAAAGGTTTCTTGCCATCAGGACCTTCAGAAATACCTGTTCAAAGAAAGGAGTTAAAAGAGATCATTAACTCTTTGCTTCCCGCGTGCACAGAAGCTGATGTCGATAGTGGAATACCATTTAAAGCAGATGCTATAATTGCCAATCCCCCAACATATG GACATACTCATGTGGCCGAGGCACTGAAAATACCAATTCACATATTCTTTACAATGCCATGGAC gcCAACTAGTGAATTTCCACATCCCTTATCTCGTGTTAAGCAACCAGCTGGATATAGA TTGTCTtatcaaatagttgattccttaATCTGGCTTGGAATCCGAGATATGATAAATGATGTCAGGAAGAAAAAGTTGAAGTTACGACCAGTCACATATCTGAGTGGTACTCAAGGATCCGATTCTGATATTCCATATGGATATATTTGGAGTCCGCACCTTGTTCCTAAACCAAAAG ATTGGGGATCTAAGATTGATGTTGTGGGGTTTTGCTTCCTGGACCTTGCATCAAATTATGAGCCTCCTGAATCACTTGTCAAATGGCTTAAAGCTGGCACAAAGCCTATCTATATTGGGTTTGGTAGTCTT CCTGTTCAAGAGCCAGCAAAAATGACCAAAATTATAGTTGATGCCCTAGAAATTACCGGACAAAGGGGTATCATTAATAAAGGCTGGGGCGGACTTGGTGAAT TGGCAGAACCAAAGGACAACATTTACACGCTTGATAACGTTCCTCATGACTGGCTATTCTTACAATGTGCTGCAGTG GTGCATCATGGGGGTGCTGGGACAACAGCTGCTGGTCTCAAAGCAGCG TGTCCAACGACCATAGTACCTTTCTTTGGTGACCAAATGTTTTGGGGAGAACGAGTCCACGCAAGAGGAGTAGGACCTATACCTATACCTGTAGATGATTTTACACTTCACAAGTTGGTTGATGCAATCAAGTATATGCTAGAGCCCAAG GTAAGAGAGAATGCAATAGAACTTGCTAGAGCAATGGAAAATGAAGATGGAGTGGCAGGAGCTGTACGAGCTTTCTTCAAACAACTTCctaagaaaaacaaaaagaataCACCTGAGCGTGAGCGTGAGCGTGAGCCATCAAAATTCTTCTTGAGTAGATGGTTCAGGCGGTGTTGTTGTTGCTGGTAA
- the LOC141672852 gene encoding B3 domain-containing transcription factor ABI3-like isoform X3: protein MKGEHRDDVHEKNRNQIYNYEMMGTFGKTEIWRGSEQEEDLIADSSIFYNVFPTLGDFPCMSSTSSSSSTPALTKLVSPNSSTSSASSAVMKSDVSQEQQGLKRVKYEVDGEGSALSCTDGSGGIEYVDCMDVMEDFGYMDLIEDGNDMWDPSSIFQDDVNQVENQGGLKREPENRENDSFCMIGRGKEVVEDRMGVDELGVMFFEWLKTNKEHISAEDMKKIKFKKATIECAYKRMGCTKEGKKQLFKLILEWVEQFQLSKKRREKAAAVEAASSHQVSCQYQEPSPNPNPNPKPEFINFIPTQDPNACMWIPKTQTGIDPEMVMPPVSAPPAVAYHQYPFVGGANVAPMNCQPYAPQMPQNENQMLESAQSWPRSQFVLPPQQYNSFTDQNANFVPIAPQPVAPVYGEQYPSQVYNGTNKSESVVRLPPSATKEARKKRMARKKRGSFHRQHPHQNQIQKGDSPQQSNDEGKPGAEKCTNNIVGQSSPVSWLYWPPIGTSKFPQPPMKAQSPQLEGHLGYSTLPLVQAQSNRPLAQSDRGGKQQKKQGSQGEKNLKFLLQKVLKQSDVGNLGRIVLPKKEAETQLPQLEGRDGIPIVVEDIATSKVWNLRYSLRFWPNNKSRMYVLENTGEFVKENGLQEGDFIVLYSDIRYNKYLIRGVKVREPAKGKFEVKTTRKNQYTYGAGIDVPLHAPSKLNDHQKYY from the exons ATGAAAGGAGAACATAGAGATGATGTTCATGAAAAGAATAGGAACCAGATTTATAATTATGAGATGATGGGGACTTTCGGCAAAACGGAGATCTGGCGTGGGAGTGAGCAAGAGGAGGATCTAATAGCTGATTCTTCAATCTTTTACAATGTTTTTCCAACACTTGGTGATTTTCCATGCATGTCTTCGAcctcatcttcatcttcaactcCTGCCTTGACTAAGCTTGTTTCGCCGAATTCGTCGACGTCTTCGGCTTCTTCTGCAGTGATGAAGTCAGATGTGAGCCAGGAGCAGCAAGGGTTGAAGAGGGTTAAGTATGAGGTGGATGGTGAGGGTTCCGCTTTATCGTGCACGGATGGTAGTGGTGGGATTGAGTATGTGGATTGCATGGATGTGATGGAGGATTTTGGATATATGGATTTGATTGAAGATGGGAATGATATGTGGGATCCGTCTTCGATTTTTCAGGATGACGTTAATCAAGTTGAGAATCAAGGAGGTTTGAAACGAGAGCCCGAAAATCGGGAAAATGATAGTTTTTGTATGATTGGAAGGGGAAAGGAAGTTGTTGAGGACAGGATGGGTGTAGATGAACTTGGAGTTATGTTCTTTGAGTGGCTAAAGACAAATAAGGAGCACATTTCTGCGGAGGATATGAAGAAGATTAAGTTTAAAAAAGCGACGATTGAGTGCGCTTACAAGCGTATGGGATGTACAAAAGAAGGAAAAAAACAGCTCTTCAAACTGATTCTTGAGTGGGTTGAGCAGTTTCAGCTTTCGAAAAAACGGAGAGAGAAGGCTGCAGCTGTGGAAGCTGCTAGTTCACATCAAGTTTCCTGTCAATATCAAGAACCGAGTCCGAATCCTAACCCTAACCCTAAACCTGAGTTTATAAATTTCATTCCAACTCAAGATCCTAATGCTTGTATGTGGATTCCTAAGACTCAAACTGGTATTGATCCAGAGATGGTGATGCCTCCTGTGTCGGCCCCACCTGCGGTGGCTTATCATCAGTACCCTTTTGTTGGTGGTGCCAATGTTGCTCCAATGAATTGTCAGCCTTATGCTCCTCAGATGCCGCAAAATGAAAATCAAATGCTTGAGTCTGCTCAGTCATGGCCACGGTCACAGTTTGTTTTGCCCCCTCAACAGTATAATTCGTTTACTGATCAAAATGCTAATTTTGTGCCAATTGCACCGCAGCCTGTTGCACCTGTCTACGGAGAACAGTATCCATCTCAAGTTTACAATGGAACTAATAAAAGTGAGAGTGTAGTGAGGTTGCCTCCTTCTGCTACTAAGGAAGCTAGGAAGAAGAGAATGGCTCGGAAGAAACGAGGTTCATTTCACCGCCAACATCCGCACCAAAATCAGATTCAGAAGGGTGATTCACCACAACAAAGTAATGATGAAGGGAAGCCTGGTGCAGAGAAGTGCACCAACAACATCGTCGGACAATCCAGCCCTGTCAGTTGGCTCTACTGGCCTCCTATTGGTACTTCGAAATTCCCACAGCCTCCTATGAAAGCACAATCACCACAACTGGAGGGTCATCTTGGTTACTCGACCTTGCCACTAGTACAAGCACAGAGTAACCGTCCACTGGCACAATCAGACAGGGGAGGAAAGCAACAAAAGAAACAG GGGTCTCAAGGtgagaagaacttgaaatttttgttGCAAAAGGTGTTGAAGCAGAGTGATGTCGGTAATCTGGGAAGAATTGTCTTGCCTAAA AAAGAAGCTGAAACGCAACTTCCACAACTGGAAGGAAGAGATGGCATACCAATTGTCGTGGAAGATATAGCCACTTCAAAGGTGTGGAACTTGCGCTACAG TCTCAGATTCTGGCCAAATAACAAAAGCAGGATGTATGTCCTTGAAAATACAG GAGAGTTTGTGAAAGAAAATGGACTCCAAGAGGGAGATTTCATAGTCCTCTATTCCGACATCAGATATAACAAATAT CTTATAAGAGGAGTGAAGGTAAGGGAACCTGCGAAGGGGAAATTTGAGGTCAAAACGACGAGGAAAAACCAATACACCTATGGAGCTGGTATCGACGTTCCTCTACATGCACCATCCAAATTGAACGATCA CCAAAAGTACTACTAG
- the LOC141673033 gene encoding putative pectate lyase 8, with the protein MAVSIQRLLHLCLLLVLMFVSVMAAIKTDDQIIQNSRAEGKIQLQRASNSTTMDSARVNEEGEFKHEHAVDDPDSIAAMVNMAIKNSTERRKLGFFSCGTGNPIDDCWRCDRNWQKNRKRLADCPIGFGRSAIGGRDGKYYVVTDPNDDDAVNPRPGTLRYAVIQDEPLWIIFKRSMVITLKQELIMNSFKTIDARGHSVHIANGGCITIQFVTNVIIHGLNIHDCKRTGNAMVRSSPSHYGWRTLADGDAISIFGSSHIWVDHNSLSNCPDGLVDAVMGSTAITISNNYFTHHNEVILLGHSDSYTRDKIMQVTIAYNHFGEGLIQRMPRCRHGYFHVVNNDYTHWEMYAIGGSADPTINSQGNRYLAPDNPFAKEVTKRLEVGAWKHWNWRSEGDLLLNGAFFIPSGTGAGASYARASSLGAKSASVIGSITSGAGALNCRRGRQC; encoded by the exons ATGGCAGTATCTATTCAGAGATTACTTCATTTGTGTTTATTGTTGGTGTTAATGTTCGTCAGTGTAATGGCTGCTATCAAGACTGATGATCAGATCATTCAGAACTCAAG AGCTGAAGGAAAAATTCAGTTGCAGAGGGCAAGTAACAGCACAACAATGGATAGTGCCAG AGTGAATGAAGAAGGTGAATTCAAGCACGAGCATGCGGTGGATGATCCAGACTCCATTGCTGCAATGGTTAACAT GGCTATCAAGAACAGTACTGAAAGGAGGAAGTTGGGGTTCTTCTCCTGTGGAACAGGAAATCCTATTGACGACTGCTGGCGCTGCGACCGCAACTGGCAAAAGAATCGGAAGCGTCTAGCAGACTGCCCTATTGGTTTTGGTCGTAGCGCTATTGGTGGTCGTGATGGAAAGTATTATGTTGTCACTGACCCCAACGACGACGATGCTGTGAATCCTAGACCAGGCACTCTGCGGTATGCTGTCATCCAGGATGAACCTCTGTGGATCATCTTTAAAAGGAGTATGGTGATCACATTAAAGCAAGAATTGATCATGAATAGTTTTAAGACGATTGATGCTCGGGGACATTCTGTCCACATTGCTAATGGGGGATGCATTACCATTCAGTTTGTTACAAATGTGATTATTCATGGACTTAACATTCATGATTGCAAGCGCACTGGCAACGCCATGGTTAGGAGCTCACCGAGTCATTATGGTTGGAGGACATTGGCTGATGGTGATGCCATTTCCATCTTCGGATCAAGCCACATTTGGGTTGATCATAACTCGCTCTCTAATTGCCCTGATGGCCTTGTTGATGCTGTTATGGGATCAACTGCAATCACCATCTCCAATAATTATTTCACTCACCACAATGAG GTGATTTTGTTAGGGCACAGCGATTCTTATACAAGAGACAAGATTATGCAAGTGACTATTGCTTACAACCATTTCGGAGAGGGTCTAATCCAGAGAATGCCAAG ATGTAGGCATGGATATTTCCATGTAGTGAACAATGACTATACTCACTGGGAAATGTATGCAATAGGAGGGAGTGCTGATCCGACAATTAACAGCCAGGGCAACCGATATCTTGCTCCTGATAACCCTTTTGCTAAAGAG GTGACCAAGAGACTCGAGGTAGGTGCATGGAAGCACTGGAATTGGAGATCAGAAGGCGATCTATTACTCAATGGAGCTTTCTTCATTCCATCCGGAACTGGAGCTGGAGCTAGCTATGCAAGAGCCTCAAGCTTAGGTGCAAAATCTGCTTCTGTGATCGGTTCCATCACCTCAGGTGCAGGCGCTCTCAATTGTCGTAGAGGAAGACAGTGCTAA
- the LOC141672852 gene encoding B3 domain-containing transcription factor ABI3-like isoform X2: MKGEHRDDVHEKNRNQIYNYEMMGTFGKTEIWRGSEQEEDLIADSSIFYNVFPTLGDFPCMSSTSSSSSTPALTKLVSPNSSTSSASSAVMKSDVSQEQQGLKRVKYEVDGEGSALSCTDGSGGIEYVDCMDVMEDFGYMDLIEDGNDMWDPSSIFQDDVNQVENQGGLKREPENRENDSFCMIGRGKEVVEDRMGVDELGVMFFEWLKTNKEHISAEDMKKIKFKKATIECAYKRMGCTKEGKKQLFKLILEWVEQFQLSKKRREKAAAVEAASSHQVSCQYQEPSPNPNPNPKPEFINFIPTQDPNACMWIPKTQTGIDPEMVMPPVSAPPAVAYHQYPFVGGANVAPMNCQPYAPQMPQNENQMLESAQSWPRSQFVLPPQQYNSFTDQNANFVPIAPQPVAPVYGEQYPSQVYNGTNKSESVVRLPPSATKEARKKRMARKKRGSFHRQHPHQNQIQKGDSPQQSNDEGKPGAEKCTNNIVGQSSPVSWLYWPPIGTSKFPQPPMKAQSPQLEGHLGYSTLPLVQAQSNRPLAQSDRGGKQQKKQGSQGEKNLKFLLQKVLKQSDVGNLGRIVLPKKEAETQLPQLEGRDGIPIVVEDIATSKVWNLRYRFWPNNKSRMYVLENTGEFVKENGLQEGDFIVLYSDIRYNKYLIRGVKVREPAKGKFEVKTTRKNQYTYGAGIDVPLHAPSKLNDQLSDRIITRRQNVPISMFN, translated from the exons ATGAAAGGAGAACATAGAGATGATGTTCATGAAAAGAATAGGAACCAGATTTATAATTATGAGATGATGGGGACTTTCGGCAAAACGGAGATCTGGCGTGGGAGTGAGCAAGAGGAGGATCTAATAGCTGATTCTTCAATCTTTTACAATGTTTTTCCAACACTTGGTGATTTTCCATGCATGTCTTCGAcctcatcttcatcttcaactcCTGCCTTGACTAAGCTTGTTTCGCCGAATTCGTCGACGTCTTCGGCTTCTTCTGCAGTGATGAAGTCAGATGTGAGCCAGGAGCAGCAAGGGTTGAAGAGGGTTAAGTATGAGGTGGATGGTGAGGGTTCCGCTTTATCGTGCACGGATGGTAGTGGTGGGATTGAGTATGTGGATTGCATGGATGTGATGGAGGATTTTGGATATATGGATTTGATTGAAGATGGGAATGATATGTGGGATCCGTCTTCGATTTTTCAGGATGACGTTAATCAAGTTGAGAATCAAGGAGGTTTGAAACGAGAGCCCGAAAATCGGGAAAATGATAGTTTTTGTATGATTGGAAGGGGAAAGGAAGTTGTTGAGGACAGGATGGGTGTAGATGAACTTGGAGTTATGTTCTTTGAGTGGCTAAAGACAAATAAGGAGCACATTTCTGCGGAGGATATGAAGAAGATTAAGTTTAAAAAAGCGACGATTGAGTGCGCTTACAAGCGTATGGGATGTACAAAAGAAGGAAAAAAACAGCTCTTCAAACTGATTCTTGAGTGGGTTGAGCAGTTTCAGCTTTCGAAAAAACGGAGAGAGAAGGCTGCAGCTGTGGAAGCTGCTAGTTCACATCAAGTTTCCTGTCAATATCAAGAACCGAGTCCGAATCCTAACCCTAACCCTAAACCTGAGTTTATAAATTTCATTCCAACTCAAGATCCTAATGCTTGTATGTGGATTCCTAAGACTCAAACTGGTATTGATCCAGAGATGGTGATGCCTCCTGTGTCGGCCCCACCTGCGGTGGCTTATCATCAGTACCCTTTTGTTGGTGGTGCCAATGTTGCTCCAATGAATTGTCAGCCTTATGCTCCTCAGATGCCGCAAAATGAAAATCAAATGCTTGAGTCTGCTCAGTCATGGCCACGGTCACAGTTTGTTTTGCCCCCTCAACAGTATAATTCGTTTACTGATCAAAATGCTAATTTTGTGCCAATTGCACCGCAGCCTGTTGCACCTGTCTACGGAGAACAGTATCCATCTCAAGTTTACAATGGAACTAATAAAAGTGAGAGTGTAGTGAGGTTGCCTCCTTCTGCTACTAAGGAAGCTAGGAAGAAGAGAATGGCTCGGAAGAAACGAGGTTCATTTCACCGCCAACATCCGCACCAAAATCAGATTCAGAAGGGTGATTCACCACAACAAAGTAATGATGAAGGGAAGCCTGGTGCAGAGAAGTGCACCAACAACATCGTCGGACAATCCAGCCCTGTCAGTTGGCTCTACTGGCCTCCTATTGGTACTTCGAAATTCCCACAGCCTCCTATGAAAGCACAATCACCACAACTGGAGGGTCATCTTGGTTACTCGACCTTGCCACTAGTACAAGCACAGAGTAACCGTCCACTGGCACAATCAGACAGGGGAGGAAAGCAACAAAAGAAACAG GGGTCTCAAGGtgagaagaacttgaaatttttgttGCAAAAGGTGTTGAAGCAGAGTGATGTCGGTAATCTGGGAAGAATTGTCTTGCCTAAA AAAGAAGCTGAAACGCAACTTCCACAACTGGAAGGAAGAGATGGCATACCAATTGTCGTGGAAGATATAGCCACTTCAAAGGTGTGGAACTTGCGCTACAG ATTCTGGCCAAATAACAAAAGCAGGATGTATGTCCTTGAAAATACAG GAGAGTTTGTGAAAGAAAATGGACTCCAAGAGGGAGATTTCATAGTCCTCTATTCCGACATCAGATATAACAAATAT CTTATAAGAGGAGTGAAGGTAAGGGAACCTGCGAAGGGGAAATTTGAGGTCAAAACGACGAGGAAAAACCAATACACCTATGGAGCTGGTATCGACGTTCCTCTACATGCACCATCCAAATTGAACGATCAGTTAAGTGATCGAATCATAACGAGACGACAAAATGTTCCTATATCAATGTTCAATTAG
- the LOC141672852 gene encoding B3 domain-containing transcription factor ABI3-like isoform X1, protein MKGEHRDDVHEKNRNQIYNYEMMGTFGKTEIWRGSEQEEDLIADSSIFYNVFPTLGDFPCMSSTSSSSSTPALTKLVSPNSSTSSASSAVMKSDVSQEQQGLKRVKYEVDGEGSALSCTDGSGGIEYVDCMDVMEDFGYMDLIEDGNDMWDPSSIFQDDVNQVENQGGLKREPENRENDSFCMIGRGKEVVEDRMGVDELGVMFFEWLKTNKEHISAEDMKKIKFKKATIECAYKRMGCTKEGKKQLFKLILEWVEQFQLSKKRREKAAAVEAASSHQVSCQYQEPSPNPNPNPKPEFINFIPTQDPNACMWIPKTQTGIDPEMVMPPVSAPPAVAYHQYPFVGGANVAPMNCQPYAPQMPQNENQMLESAQSWPRSQFVLPPQQYNSFTDQNANFVPIAPQPVAPVYGEQYPSQVYNGTNKSESVVRLPPSATKEARKKRMARKKRGSFHRQHPHQNQIQKGDSPQQSNDEGKPGAEKCTNNIVGQSSPVSWLYWPPIGTSKFPQPPMKAQSPQLEGHLGYSTLPLVQAQSNRPLAQSDRGGKQQKKQGSQGEKNLKFLLQKVLKQSDVGNLGRIVLPKKEAETQLPQLEGRDGIPIVVEDIATSKVWNLRYSLRFWPNNKSRMYVLENTGEFVKENGLQEGDFIVLYSDIRYNKYLIRGVKVREPAKGKFEVKTTRKNQYTYGAGIDVPLHAPSKLNDQLSDRIITRRQNVPISMFN, encoded by the exons ATGAAAGGAGAACATAGAGATGATGTTCATGAAAAGAATAGGAACCAGATTTATAATTATGAGATGATGGGGACTTTCGGCAAAACGGAGATCTGGCGTGGGAGTGAGCAAGAGGAGGATCTAATAGCTGATTCTTCAATCTTTTACAATGTTTTTCCAACACTTGGTGATTTTCCATGCATGTCTTCGAcctcatcttcatcttcaactcCTGCCTTGACTAAGCTTGTTTCGCCGAATTCGTCGACGTCTTCGGCTTCTTCTGCAGTGATGAAGTCAGATGTGAGCCAGGAGCAGCAAGGGTTGAAGAGGGTTAAGTATGAGGTGGATGGTGAGGGTTCCGCTTTATCGTGCACGGATGGTAGTGGTGGGATTGAGTATGTGGATTGCATGGATGTGATGGAGGATTTTGGATATATGGATTTGATTGAAGATGGGAATGATATGTGGGATCCGTCTTCGATTTTTCAGGATGACGTTAATCAAGTTGAGAATCAAGGAGGTTTGAAACGAGAGCCCGAAAATCGGGAAAATGATAGTTTTTGTATGATTGGAAGGGGAAAGGAAGTTGTTGAGGACAGGATGGGTGTAGATGAACTTGGAGTTATGTTCTTTGAGTGGCTAAAGACAAATAAGGAGCACATTTCTGCGGAGGATATGAAGAAGATTAAGTTTAAAAAAGCGACGATTGAGTGCGCTTACAAGCGTATGGGATGTACAAAAGAAGGAAAAAAACAGCTCTTCAAACTGATTCTTGAGTGGGTTGAGCAGTTTCAGCTTTCGAAAAAACGGAGAGAGAAGGCTGCAGCTGTGGAAGCTGCTAGTTCACATCAAGTTTCCTGTCAATATCAAGAACCGAGTCCGAATCCTAACCCTAACCCTAAACCTGAGTTTATAAATTTCATTCCAACTCAAGATCCTAATGCTTGTATGTGGATTCCTAAGACTCAAACTGGTATTGATCCAGAGATGGTGATGCCTCCTGTGTCGGCCCCACCTGCGGTGGCTTATCATCAGTACCCTTTTGTTGGTGGTGCCAATGTTGCTCCAATGAATTGTCAGCCTTATGCTCCTCAGATGCCGCAAAATGAAAATCAAATGCTTGAGTCTGCTCAGTCATGGCCACGGTCACAGTTTGTTTTGCCCCCTCAACAGTATAATTCGTTTACTGATCAAAATGCTAATTTTGTGCCAATTGCACCGCAGCCTGTTGCACCTGTCTACGGAGAACAGTATCCATCTCAAGTTTACAATGGAACTAATAAAAGTGAGAGTGTAGTGAGGTTGCCTCCTTCTGCTACTAAGGAAGCTAGGAAGAAGAGAATGGCTCGGAAGAAACGAGGTTCATTTCACCGCCAACATCCGCACCAAAATCAGATTCAGAAGGGTGATTCACCACAACAAAGTAATGATGAAGGGAAGCCTGGTGCAGAGAAGTGCACCAACAACATCGTCGGACAATCCAGCCCTGTCAGTTGGCTCTACTGGCCTCCTATTGGTACTTCGAAATTCCCACAGCCTCCTATGAAAGCACAATCACCACAACTGGAGGGTCATCTTGGTTACTCGACCTTGCCACTAGTACAAGCACAGAGTAACCGTCCACTGGCACAATCAGACAGGGGAGGAAAGCAACAAAAGAAACAG GGGTCTCAAGGtgagaagaacttgaaatttttgttGCAAAAGGTGTTGAAGCAGAGTGATGTCGGTAATCTGGGAAGAATTGTCTTGCCTAAA AAAGAAGCTGAAACGCAACTTCCACAACTGGAAGGAAGAGATGGCATACCAATTGTCGTGGAAGATATAGCCACTTCAAAGGTGTGGAACTTGCGCTACAG TCTCAGATTCTGGCCAAATAACAAAAGCAGGATGTATGTCCTTGAAAATACAG GAGAGTTTGTGAAAGAAAATGGACTCCAAGAGGGAGATTTCATAGTCCTCTATTCCGACATCAGATATAACAAATAT CTTATAAGAGGAGTGAAGGTAAGGGAACCTGCGAAGGGGAAATTTGAGGTCAAAACGACGAGGAAAAACCAATACACCTATGGAGCTGGTATCGACGTTCCTCTACATGCACCATCCAAATTGAACGATCAGTTAAGTGATCGAATCATAACGAGACGACAAAATGTTCCTATATCAATGTTCAATTAG